TCGGCTGCCTGTGCTTTATATAAAAGAGAAATGCTTGATAAAATCAAAAAAAATGTTGAATATTTTGATAACGATTTTTTCTTCTTAGTAGAGGATGTAGATTTAGCCTGGCGGGCAAATCTAAAAGGTTTTAGGGGATTATTTGTCCCTAATGCTATATGCTATCATTTAGGAAATGGTTCCAGAATGAGTAAAAAAAGACGTCAGTATTTATCTTTCCGCAATCGCTATTTGATGATGATAAAAAATGAAAGCTGGAGCCATTTTTTAAAAATTTCGGGCTATTTTTTAATCTATGATATCTCAAGATTTTTCTATTTAATCTTTAGTAATCTACTTATTTTTAAAGCAATTTTTGAAATAATCTATCTTTTGCCAAAGATGCTTAAGAAACGCAGATTTTATTTTGGAGAAAGAAGTTCTATTTTATATAGAAATATTTTTTAAGGAAAGATATAATAGAAGGACAATTCCAAAAACCAACCCATTGTAGCGGTAGATTTTTCGGAGGGAAATATGGTTTATATTTCTGTGGAGGAGAATTATAGTGAAAATAGAAAAGATAAAGTGATAGAATACCAATTAAGAGAGAAAATTTTGCAAAAGAGATAACTCTCAAGACAAAAAGAAGAGATGAAAGTTAAATTCAAACAAATAAAAATTTACGCTGAAAAAATAAAAGAGAAGTTTAGCCCCAAAAAGATTATTCTCTTTGGTTCTTATGCATCGGGTAAAATAACTAAAGATAGCGATGTGGATTTACTCATAATAATAGATACTAAAATAAGATCTATTAATCAGGCGGTCTTGATAAGAAAAGAAATCCCCTCGCCTTTTCCTTTAGATTTAATAGTTAAAACACCCGATGAGGTAAAGGAAAGAATTAAAAAGGGA
The DNA window shown above is from Candidatus Omnitrophota bacterium and carries:
- a CDS encoding nucleotidyltransferase domain-containing protein, encoding MKVKFKQIKIYAEKIKEKFSPKKIILFGSYASGKITKDSDVDLLIIIDTKIRSINQAVLIRKEIPSPFPLDLIVKTPDEVKERIKKGDFFMKTIVKKGKHL